Proteins from a genomic interval of Gavia stellata isolate bGavSte3 chromosome 13, bGavSte3.hap2, whole genome shotgun sequence:
- the PDCD7 gene encoding programmed cell death protein 7 — translation MAQPPPFAGRFPPPPFRAFPPPAGPFPPPAAPFPGPAARPGPFAVAAAAAPPPFLLPPLPPPAGPEGDAGPRFPPGGGPYFPAAPPFPPRPVTEEEAAAAQRQQDELWLSQFLGRRRAAPPPPPPPAAASPSSARELAAEALGLVARLAALCRALRRREAEGDEAGWAQAREEAEAARRQLREVVRPLREPGYREALRRKAERARKRRLRLQRRKQEAKAAKEEEAARAAEREAKIDQWRAKCIQEVEEKNRERELKAAADSVLSEVRKKQADTKRMVDILRALEKLRKLRKEAAGRKGVCPPPSADEAFETQVESLKTLLKNRTELYEAEERALRVMLEGEQEEERKREMEKKQKKEREKLLQQKLEIDSKLFGDPDEFPLAHLLQPFREYYLQAEHSVAALIQIRHEWDQYLVPADHPEGSCIPPGWVLPSLPTNDTWATAVR, via the exons ATGGCGCAGCCGCCCCCCTTCGCCGGGCGcttcccgccgccgccgttCCGGGCCttcccgccgccggcggggcccttcccgccccccgccgcgcccttccccggccccgccgcccgcccggggcccTTCGCGgtggcggcagcggcggcgcctCCGCCCTTCCTcctgccgccgctgccgccgccggccgggcctGAGGGCGACGCGGGGCCGCGCTTCCCGCCGGGCGGCGGCCCCTACTTCCCGGCGGCTCCTCCGTTCCCGCCGCGGCCGGTGAccgaggaggaggcggcggcggcgcagcggCAGCAGGACGAACTGTGGCTGTCGCAGTTCCTGGGCCggcgccgggccgcccccccgccgccgccgccgcccgccgccgccagccccagcagcgcccGGGAGCTGGCGGCGGAGGCCCTGGGGCTGGTGGCGCGGCTGGCCGCGCTCTGCCGGGCCCTGCGGCGGCGGGAGGCCGAGGGGGACGAGGCGGGCTGGGCCCAGGCGCgggaggaggcggaggcggcGCGGCGGCAGCTGCGGGAGGTCGTGCGGCCGCTGAGGGAGCCCGGCTACCGGGAGGCGCTGCGGAGGAAGGCCGAGAGggcgaggaagaggaggctgcgCCTGCAGCGGAGGAAGCAAGAAGCCAAGGCagccaaggaggaggaggcggcccGGGCCGCCGAGCGGGAGGCCAAGATCGACCAGTGGAGAGCCAAGTGCATccaggaggtggaggagaagaACCGG gAACGAGAACTTAAGGCTGCTGCAGACAGCGTCTTGTCTGAAGTACGGAAGAAACAAGCAGACACAAAGAGGATGGTGGACATCCTGCGCGCGTTAGAAAAGCTTCGGAAACTGAGAAAAGAGGCCGCTGGCAGGAAAG GTGTTTGTCCACCCCCCTCAGCAGACGAAGCATTTGAAACTCAGGTGGAGAGTCTCAAAACGTTGCTCAAAAATCGCACAGAGCTGTATGAAGCTGAGGAGAGAGCATTAAGAGTGATGTTGGAGggagaacaggaggaggaaaggaagcgagaaatggaaaagaaacagaagaaggaaagggaaaaactaCTACAGCAGAAACTGGAAATTGATTCCAAGCTGTTTGGGGATCCAG ATGAATTTCCTCTAGCCCATCTATTGCAGCCCTTCAGAGAATATTACTTACAAGCTGAGCATTCTGTAGCAGCTCTAATCCAGATCag GCACGAATGGGATCAGTACTTGGTGCCAGCTGATcaccctgaaggaagctgcatcCCTCCAGGATGGGTTCTTCCGAGTCTCCCCACAAATGACACTTGGGCCACGGCTGTCAGATAA